The following are from one region of the Gammaproteobacteria bacterium genome:
- the epmB gene encoding EF-P beta-lysylation protein EpmB, which yields MIPRTFDVQGKAIAKGSTNVAAGRAPGAIPAGQPAPWQMELAQAVNDPAQLLRALELEPSLGCMASGRDFSLRVPQSYIARMRKGDPHDPLLRQVLPIVEEQAVASGFSYDAVGDIKAMTIPGLLHKYHGRVLLITTGACAVHCRYCFRRHFPYADANAATGQWEAALDYIRADTSIREVILSGGDPLSLTDQRLAVLVNRLAEIPHMHTLRVHTRLPIVLPARVNDALLAWLTGGRLKPVMVVHVNHANEIDDAVRAALGRFTAAHVPLFNQSVLLHGVNASVTALAGLSHALFNAGVTPYYLHMLDRVQGAAHFEVDEVTVCRLLDELRRILPGYLVPRLVREREGAPNKLPVPTPPHSPPKTSADA from the coding sequence ATGATACCCCGAACCTTTGACGTACAGGGAAAAGCGATAGCGAAGGGCTCTACTAATGTCGCGGCAGGCAGGGCGCCGGGAGCAATCCCCGCTGGGCAGCCCGCCCCCTGGCAAATGGAGCTGGCGCAGGCCGTGAATGATCCTGCGCAACTGTTGAGGGCCTTGGAGCTGGAACCGTCGCTAGGCTGTATGGCCTCTGGCCGTGATTTCTCTTTAAGGGTGCCGCAGAGCTATATCGCCCGGATGCGCAAGGGCGACCCCCACGACCCCTTGTTGCGTCAGGTGTTGCCCATTGTTGAAGAGCAAGCCGTTGCATCAGGATTCAGTTACGATGCCGTCGGCGACATCAAAGCCATGACGATCCCGGGTCTGCTGCATAAGTATCACGGGCGCGTACTGCTGATCACCACCGGGGCCTGCGCCGTCCACTGCCGCTACTGCTTCCGCCGTCATTTCCCCTACGCTGATGCCAATGCCGCTACAGGACAGTGGGAAGCCGCGCTGGATTACATCCGCGCGGACACTTCCATCCGGGAAGTCATTTTGAGCGGCGGCGATCCGCTGAGCTTGACAGACCAACGCCTGGCGGTACTCGTGAACCGGTTGGCGGAGATTCCGCACATGCATACCCTGCGAGTCCATACGCGGCTGCCTATCGTGCTGCCTGCGCGGGTGAACGACGCCCTGCTCGCCTGGCTGACCGGCGGCCGCCTCAAGCCGGTCATGGTCGTACACGTCAATCACGCCAATGAAATTGACGACGCGGTGCGCGCGGCGCTCGGGCGTTTCACCGCCGCGCATGTCCCGTTATTCAACCAGTCGGTATTGCTGCATGGGGTGAATGCCTCGGTCACAGCCCTAGCCGGTCTCAGCCACGCCCTGTTTAACGCCGGCGTAACGCCTTACTATCTTCACATGCTGGACCGGGTGCAGGGCGCGGCTCACTTCGAGGTGGATGAGGTCACGGTCTGCCGCTTGCTGGACGAGCTGCGTCGAATCTTGCCGGGATACCTAGTGCCGCGCCTGGTGCGCGAGCGGGAAGGCGCGCCAAATAAGCTCCCGGTTCCCACACCCCCGCACAGCCCACCTAAAACTAGCGCAGATGCTTGA
- the efp gene encoding elongation factor P, whose product MATFSTNEFRGGLKVMMDGDPCAIVENEFVKPGKGQAFNRVKIRNLKNGRVIERTFKSGDTLEAADVVDIEMQYLYNDGEFWHFMVPDTFEQHVADSNAVGEARKWLKEQDVCTVTLWNGTPLQITPPNFVVLRVVDTDPGLRGDTSGGGGKPATLETGAVVRVPLFIEIGDLLKIDTRIGEYVSRAKE is encoded by the coding sequence ATGGCTACATTCAGCACCAACGAATTCAGAGGCGGGCTTAAGGTGATGATGGACGGGGATCCCTGCGCCATTGTTGAAAACGAATTTGTAAAACCCGGCAAGGGTCAGGCTTTTAACCGCGTCAAGATACGAAATCTCAAAAACGGCCGGGTCATCGAGCGCACCTTCAAATCAGGCGACACCCTCGAAGCGGCGGATGTCGTGGACATCGAGATGCAATATCTCTATAACGACGGCGAATTCTGGCACTTCATGGTGCCGGACACCTTTGAACAACATGTTGCAGATAGTAACGCAGTGGGCGAGGCAAGAAAATGGCTCAAGGAGCAAGATGTCTGTACGGTGACCTTGTGGAACGGCACACCGCTGCAAATTACGCCGCCCAACTTCGTGGTGCTGCGTGTGGTAGACACTGATCCGGGGCTGCGTGGAGACACCTCCGGCGGTGGAGGGAAGCCCGCCACACTGGAGACTGGCGCCGTTGTCAGGGTGCCGTTATTTATCGAGATCGGCGATCTGCTCAAGATAGATACGCGGATTGGGGAATACGTGTCGCGGGCGAAAGAGTAG
- the genX gene encoding EF-P lysine aminoacylase GenX — MRLQTLDWRPTAARETLEARAKLLAAIRAFFAARGVLEVETPLLSSAAATAPHLDSFRTHYTVPGAHGLELYLHTSPEFAMKRLLAAGSGPIYQICKVFRNGERGRIHNPEFTMLEWYRPGFDHQVLMDETEELVTDLLGEAALREPSERLTYAEAFALYAEVNPLAAPMKELRDCARDHGIGLVRGLGMDDRDGWLDLLLTHVVGPKLGQQRLCFLYDYPASQAVLARIRPGSPAQPYPVAERFELYVNGIELASGYHELGDGIEQRRRFEADIKKRAKLCTLLVPMDERLLAALESGLPDCAGVAVGVDRLVMLAIGVAGIDEVVSFPLERA; from the coding sequence ATCCGATTGCAAACCCTTGATTGGCGCCCCACCGCGGCGCGAGAAACTCTAGAGGCACGCGCCAAACTGCTCGCGGCTATCCGCGCGTTCTTCGCCGCGCGCGGTGTGCTGGAGGTCGAAACGCCGCTGTTGTCGTCCGCCGCAGCCACAGCGCCCCATCTCGATAGCTTCAGGACGCACTACACAGTACCGGGTGCTCATGGCCTGGAGTTGTATCTGCACACCTCGCCGGAGTTCGCCATGAAACGCCTGCTCGCGGCGGGTAGTGGGCCGATCTATCAGATCTGCAAGGTGTTCCGCAACGGCGAGCGCGGCCGGATACACAATCCCGAATTCACGATGCTGGAGTGGTATCGCCCGGGGTTCGATCATCAGGTCCTGATGGATGAGACGGAGGAATTGGTCACGGATTTGCTCGGCGAGGCCGCCCTTCGTGAGCCCAGTGAGCGTCTCACCTATGCCGAGGCCTTTGCGCTCTACGCTGAGGTAAACCCACTCGCGGCTCCCATGAAAGAATTGCGCGACTGCGCCCGTGACCACGGCATCGGGTTGGTTCGAGGACTGGGTATGGATGACCGTGATGGCTGGCTCGACCTGTTGCTTACCCACGTGGTGGGGCCGAAGCTCGGCCAACAGCGGTTGTGTTTTTTATACGACTACCCGGCCTCACAGGCTGTCTTGGCGCGCATCCGGCCCGGCTCGCCGGCGCAGCCCTATCCGGTAGCGGAGCGCTTCGAGTTATATGTGAACGGCATCGAACTGGCGAGCGGCTATCACGAGCTGGGGGACGGCATCGAGCAACGCCGCCGTTTCGAGGCCGATATCAAAAAGCGTGCGAAGTTGTGCACCCTGCTGGTGCCGATGGATGAACGTCTGCTTGCCGCGTTGGAATCGGGCCTACCGGATTGCGCCGGCGTGGCGGTGGGTGTGGATCGGCTGGTCATGTTGGCCATAGGCGTCGCCGGTATTGACGAAGTGGTAAGCTTCCCGCTTGAGCGCGCCTAA
- a CDS encoding cold-shock protein, with amino-acid sequence MQSGNVKWFNDAKGFGFITPTDGSDDVFVHFSTVQSEGFKSLVEGQQVEFEATRGPKGMQATKVIPAKG; translated from the coding sequence ATGCAAAGTGGTAATGTAAAGTGGTTCAATGATGCAAAAGGTTTTGGTTTTATCACCCCGACTGATGGCAGTGACGACGTGTTCGTTCATTTCTCTACGGTCCAGTCTGAAGGATTCAAGTCTCTGGTCGAGGGACAGCAGGTGGAGTTTGAAGCCACCCGCGGCCCCAAGGGCATGCAGGCGACCAAAGTAATCCCCGCGAAGGGCTAA